In Labilithrix sp., a single genomic region encodes these proteins:
- a CDS encoding 5-formyltetrahydrofolate cyclo-ligase, with amino-acid sequence MNRPPRGVDPGPSDPHSHALAPEEVLRFKVKAELRKRMRGVRKTTPLESIAERSAKIVAALTEHEAVRAARSVALFWPIVARHEVDLRALDAALRTRDVRVAYPTIDAENDVMSFRFVSDVAKLEEQGYGFAEPPADAAHATDLDVIVVPAIAIDPTGHRIGYGAGYYDRTLPRYAPPAVTLAVAFDWQLIAEVPATDGDVRVDWIVTDARVAKAEPSGI; translated from the coding sequence ATGAACCGCCCGCCGCGCGGCGTCGATCCCGGCCCGTCCGACCCGCACTCGCACGCCCTCGCGCCGGAGGAGGTCCTCCGCTTCAAGGTGAAGGCGGAGCTCCGCAAGCGCATGCGCGGCGTACGGAAGACGACGCCGCTCGAGTCGATCGCGGAGCGCTCGGCGAAGATCGTCGCCGCGCTCACGGAGCACGAGGCCGTCCGCGCGGCGAGGTCGGTCGCGCTGTTCTGGCCCATCGTCGCGCGGCACGAGGTCGACCTCCGCGCGCTCGACGCCGCGCTCCGCACCCGCGACGTCCGCGTCGCCTACCCGACGATCGACGCGGAGAACGACGTCATGTCGTTCCGCTTCGTGTCCGACGTCGCGAAGCTGGAGGAGCAGGGCTACGGGTTCGCGGAGCCGCCGGCGGACGCGGCCCACGCGACGGACCTCGACGTCATCGTCGTCCCCGCGATCGCGATCGATCCCACCGGCCACCGCATCGGCTACGGCGCGGGCTACTACGATCGCACGCTCCCGCGCTACGCGCCGCCCGCGGTCACCCTCGCCGTCGCCTTCGACTGGCAGCTCATCGCCGAGGTCCCCGCGACGGACGGCGACGTCCGCGTCGATTGGATCGTCACCGACGCCCGCGTCGCGAAGGCCGAGCCCTCGGGAATCTGA
- a CDS encoding DNA adenine methylase: MGRTAAVQQPRPDPRQLSLVKDPDPRPFLKWVGGKTQLLDQLQPLLPATFRNYFEPFVGGAALFFDLRARWRLENEVTLSDVNSELIECYAAVRDDVEGVIRVLRDHVYESDHYYRVRGLDRAGLSAAESAARTIYLNKTGFNGLYRVNRSGRFNVPFGRFTNPLFCDVENLRAVSRALRSVKLVNGDFSSVIETAKKGDFVYFDPPYVPLSPTSDFTGYIPGGFGEAEQKKLAKVFAKLARRGVHVMLSNSETPLVRELYADFDVEVVYASRSVNSNITRRGKLPELVVRSYGGKKAGAKKAAKAAAKQ, from the coding sequence ATGGGTCGAACCGCCGCCGTGCAGCAGCCGAGACCGGACCCGCGGCAGCTCTCCCTGGTGAAGGATCCCGATCCACGTCCCTTCCTCAAGTGGGTCGGCGGCAAGACGCAGCTCCTCGATCAGCTGCAGCCCCTCCTCCCCGCCACGTTCCGCAACTACTTCGAGCCGTTCGTCGGCGGCGCGGCGCTCTTCTTCGATCTGCGCGCGCGGTGGCGCCTCGAGAACGAGGTCACGCTCAGCGACGTGAACTCGGAGCTGATCGAGTGCTACGCGGCGGTGCGCGACGACGTGGAGGGCGTCATCCGCGTGTTGCGCGATCACGTCTACGAGAGCGATCACTACTACCGCGTGCGCGGGCTCGATCGCGCGGGGCTCTCCGCCGCCGAGAGCGCGGCGCGCACGATCTACCTCAACAAGACGGGCTTCAACGGCCTCTACCGCGTGAACCGATCGGGCCGGTTCAACGTGCCCTTCGGGCGCTTCACGAACCCGCTCTTCTGCGACGTCGAGAACCTGCGCGCGGTGTCGCGCGCGCTCCGCAGCGTGAAGCTCGTCAACGGCGACTTCTCCTCCGTCATCGAGACGGCGAAGAAGGGCGACTTCGTCTACTTCGATCCGCCGTACGTCCCGCTCTCGCCGACGTCCGACTTCACGGGCTACATCCCGGGCGGCTTCGGCGAGGCGGAGCAGAAGAAGCTCGCCAAGGTGTTCGCGAAGCTCGCGCGGCGCGGCGTCCACGTGATGCTCTCGAACTCGGAGACGCCGCTCGTGCGCGAGCTCTACGCCGACTTCGACGTCGAGGTCGTCTACGCCTCGCGCAGCGTGAACTCCAACATCACGCGCCGCGGCAAGCTCCCCGAGCTCGTGGTCCGCTCCTACGGCGGCAAGAAAGCCGGCGCGAAGAAGGCCGCGAAGGCCGCCGCCAAGCAATGA